The Parafrankia discariae sequence ATGTCGGTGGCGCTCGGCGCGGTCGGCGCCGGCTGGTCGCTGGAGGAGCTGCGTAAGGCCTTCGTCGCGGTGGCGCATGTGGTCGGCACGCCCGGGGACTGGATGGTGCGTGACCCGCGGGGCCGGCGTCGGTCGGTGGCGGATCAGGATCATCGGCTTGAGCACATGTGGCGCAACGCGGTGGTGCGTTGGTGTACGCGGTCGCCGGCGTCGGACGTGCAGCAGACGATGGTGGAGATCGCGGTGATGCGGGAGGCGGCGGACGCCCGGCCGTTCCTGTGGGGTGGGCAGGCGGGCGGGTCGAACCGGGCGGTCCTTGAGGCGCTGTGGGAGATCGGTGCCCGGGCGGGCCGGCTGGACCCGACCGCGAGCATCCGTCAGATCGCCGAGGCGACGACGGTGACGGACTCGACGGTGGACCGGGCGGTCCACCGGCTGATCGCGGCGGGTTGGCTGCGTGTCGACGAGCCCGCCGGGGTGGTCCTGGTCGGTGAGGAGGATGAGCACGGCCGCCGTGGCGGTCAGCTACGGGCCCGCCGGCTGCACCTGCTGCTGCCCCGCGCGTTGCCGGATCCGGTGGATCCCGACGAGCTCGCCGACCCCCGATCGGGAGAGCTGCCCGCGACCCGCTGGCGAGGGCGGGCGGTGCATGACGTGTTCACCTGGCGGGGATTGGGCA is a genomic window containing:
- a CDS encoding winged helix-turn-helix domain-containing protein → MTAPAVSPRSPIPPEGQGGIVGVPGGAWLEFDAAAWGRSGRALPGRPRRELSPRIAGLLGRGDTGGHFGHGRSAVSMSVALGAVGAGWSLEELRKAFVAVAHVVGTPGDWMVRDPRGRRRSVADQDHRLEHMWRNAVVRWCTRSPASDVQQTMVEIAVMREAADARPFLWGGQAGGSNRAVLEALWEIGARAGRLDPTASIRQIAEATTVTDSTVDRAVHRLIAAGWLRVDEPAGVVLVGEEDEHGRRGGQLRARRLHLLLPRALPDPVDPDELADPRSGELPATRWRGRAVHDVFTWRGLGTVAGRIYDTLETTGVRCGLLAARVGFTRSTVRKHLRRLAAAGLARRGGDGWVRGSAGLDVVAVALGVDGTLAGRAERHAVQREQALAYFVERANRRGWRVERGMYRPSGRPTGTPTRLPLPVQRAETRIPLGL